The DNA region TTATCAGCAGCTCAAATACAGCTTCGTCGCCGCCGAAACGCCCGACTTCTTCGCGGAAGTCACCGCCTTCCAGGAAAACATCACCAAGAGCATCGAAGCCGCCGCCAACCGCGAAGCAGGCAAACCATTCGACGCCGACTCCCTCAAAAAGGCGATGGAGTCCATCAGCCGTTACGAAGCGCTCTCCGACTTCACCTACGTCCGCCCGATCCCCTCGCACGATCCCGCCAAACCCTCCGAGTGGCTCTCCATCGGCCGCGCTCTCCTGCAAAGCTACAGTCGTGGCGACGTCCCCTACGAAGTCCTGACCTACGCAGCCCTCGGCAAATCCTGGCGCGAGAACCAGCCCGAGCGCTTCAACGAAGGAGTCCGGCTCTATCGCGCCACGCTCGAAAAAACCTCCTCCAACTTCCTCGCCAAAACCGACACCGAGGCCCGCTTCAATCACGCCGAGCCTTTCTACAAGAGCATGAATCTCTACATGCTCGCCTTCTTCGTCGCCATCGCTTCCTGGCTCCGCTGGCCGGATACACTCGGCCGCGTCGCTTTCTGGCTCATCACTCTCGCGTTCATCTCCACGACGATCGGATTTCTCGCCCGCATGTGGATCGGCGGCTATGCGCCTGTCACCAATCTCTATTCCTCCGCACTCTTCGTCGGCTGGGTCGCTGGTGGCCTTTGTCTCGCGCTTGAAGCCATTTACAAAAACGCCATCGGCAGCGTCGCCGCCGGCATGATCGGCTTCGGCACGTTGCTCATCGCGCATCACCTCTCGCTCACCGGCGACACGCTCGAAATGATGCGCGCCGTGCTCGACTCCAACTTCTGGCTCGCGACGCACGTCATCACTGTCACCGCCGGTTACGGCGCCACGTTCCTCGCCGGTTTCCTCGCGATCATCTATATCTTCCGCGGCCTCTTCACCCGCTCACTCGATAAAACCACGGCCGACACGCTCACGCGCATGGTTTACGGCATCGTCTGCTTCGCGATGTTCTTCAGCTTCGTCGGCACGATCCTCGGCGGCATCTGGGCCGATCAATCCTGGGGACGCTTTTGGGGCTGGGATCCCAAGGAAAACGGCGCACTCATCATCGTCATCTGGAACGCCATCATCCTCCACGCCCGCTGGGGTGGCCTCGTGAAACAACGCGGCATCATGGCCCTCGCCGTCTTCGGCAACATCGTCACCGGCTGGAGCTGGTTCGGCACGAATCTCCTCGAGGTCGGCCTCCACAGCTACGGCTTCACCGACAACGGCGCCAAGACCCTCGCGATCTTCGTCATCGCCCAACTCGCCATCATCGCCCTCGCGCTGATTCCCTTGGAAAGGTGGCGCAGCTTCGCCACCAAGTCTGCGTGAGCGTCAGTTGAATCGCGAAGACGCAAAGCTGCGAAGATCGCAGGCGTTTGAAGTAAACGTTCCCATCTTTGCTCGACCTTAGCGTCTTCGCGTCTTTGCGATTCAAGTAAAACGCGGTCCCGCGTTGAACGTCACTTCCCCAGCAACTCTTCGGCGTGCGCGAGCGCGCTCTTTGCCGTGCGATCGCCCAGCATGCGCGCAAGTTCGCTCACACGACTCTTCCGGCTCTCATGGATCGGCGCGATCGTCACTACCGCACGATCCTTCGACTGATCCTTCGTCACGACCAGATGGCTGTCCGCCTGCGCCGCCACCTGCGGCAGATGCGTCACGCACAACACCTGATGCCCGCGCGCGATCTCGGCCATTTTCTCGCCGACGACTTTGCCAATCTCTCCGCCGACGTTCGCATCCACTTCGTCGAAGACCAGCACCGGCACACCATCGAGATCGGCCAGCACGCTCTTCAATGCGAGCATCACGCGCGCGAGTTCTCCACTCGAAGCAATGCGGCTCAGCGGCAGAGGCGCTTCACCGACGTTCGGTGAGAACAGGAACTCACAGCCGCAATCGCCGGCCGGCCCGAGCTGATCAAGGGGAACGATCCGCACTTGGAAATCCGCCTTCTTGAATCCGAGCTGCACGATGCTCTTGGCCGCAACCTTGGCCAACTCCTTCGCCGCCTTCTCGCGGATCGCGCGCAATGCTTGCGCCTCTTTCTTCGCCGCCCGCTCCGTCTCGGCGACTTCCTTGTCCAATCTCGCCAGCGTGCCCTCAATATCGCTCTGCGAGTCAAGCCTGCGCCGCATCTCTTCGCGCGCCGCAGCCACGGCTGAAACGTCGCCGCCGTGCTTCCGCTTCGCCTCGAGCCACGCGTTCATCCGCGTCTGCAACTGCTCCGCCTGTTCGGGATCGAACTGATACTCGCCACTCAACGCCTCATACTCTGCGCCGAGATCCGCCAATTCGAGCGAGGCCGACGCCAGCCGGTCCGCCAGCGCCTTGCTCGCCGGATCGAGTGTTTCCAAGTGCCGGGCTTCGCGCACGAGACCCGCCACTTTGCCAGTAGCGCCGTCTTCACCGGTGAGCCCATTGGCGAGCGTTGCCGACAGCTCGATGAGTTCCTGCGCACGGCTCTGCCGTTGAAAATCGCGCTCCAGCGTTTCGATCGCCTCGTCGGTCAACTCCAGCGCATCGAGCCGCGTCAGCTGCGCTTCCAAAAACTTCAACTGCTCGGGCGAGAGCTTCGTCTCGTTCGCGATCTGCGCTCGTTCGGCCACACGGCCGTGCCACGCGTCATACTTTTCCGAGTACGCCGCGAGTGCCTTCTCCGCCCGACCGAACAGGTCGAGCAGCTCCCGCTGGCAGCTTTCCTTAAGCAACCGCCGCGGCTCGCTCGGCCCGTGAAAATCCACCCACGACTCACCGAGCCGCTGGAGCGATGCGAGCGTGGCGAGCCCGCCGTTGACGGTGATCTTCGGCGCTTTCTCGCGCGGCACACTGCGTTTCAAAATCAGCATTCCTTCCTCGCACTCCGGCAAATCCAGCTCCGCGAGCAACGCGTTGATCGCCTTCGCATTTTTGAAAAACAACGCCGCCTCCACCTCGCACGCAAGCGCGCCCTGGCGGATGATGGTTTTATCCGCACGCTCACCCGCAAGCAGGCTGAGCGCGCCGAGCAGGATGCTTTTGCCCGCGCCGGTCTCGCCCGTCACCGCCGTGAATCCCGCTTCAAAATCGAGGGAAACTTCTTCAAGCAGGGCGAGGTTCTTGATCCGGAGCGACTGAAGCATGTGGGCGAAATGGGGACGAAAACGCCGCGCGTTTCAAGCGGCTGCTTGCACGCATTTTCAGGGTTTGATCGCGCATCGAAAACCGCGCCAAACATCGCGGAAATTTTTCTTGCCGAACCGCCAGCCCGCCGTGCTTACTCCGCGACTCGCAAGAGAACGGACCCTTAGCTCAGTTGGTTAGAGCGTTTCCTTGACATGGAAGAGGTCACTGGTTCGAGTCCAGTAGGGTCCACCATTCGCGACAAAAATGGCTGAAAATCAGCATTTTGCGTGATGAAGCATCAAGAGAATCAAGCTCGTTTTCGTGTGCCTAAAATCAGCCGGTCGGATTTCTCCACACACGTGGCAGCAGCGATTCCGGGCCGTTGATGTACATCTGGTAGTAGAGCCAGAAAACCACCGCCCCGAGTGCGAGCAGGAAAACGGCCTCGCCCACGCGCCCCGCTTCATGACGGCTGCCGCGATGAAGGTTGCGCACGATCGCCTCCAATCCCGGCGCGACGGCAAACGCCACGAGCGAGCCGCCAAAGAGCACGAGCAGGATAATGATCACGACGCGCAGGAACGGATCGTGAATCACCTCGGCTTTGTAGGAGACGAGGTTGTTGACCAGGTTGAGCAACAGCAGGCAGCACGGAAGAATGTAATAGGCGCGGACAACGTTGGTCTTTTTCACGGCGACAATGAATGGGCGAACCATGTGAGGAAGAGGCGGCGGGCGTAAAGCACTGCAAAGCGGCTCCCACGTTAGACAGGGCTCCCCCGCTTTTATGCCCTACCTCAAAATCCAGACCAACCTCCCGCTGTCGAAAAAGGCCGAGCGCACTGTGCTGAAACCCGCCTCTGCGCTCGTGGCTACCGAGCTACAAAAACCTGA from Nibricoccus aquaticus includes:
- the recN gene encoding DNA repair protein RecN, translated to MLQSLRIKNLALLEEVSLDFEAGFTAVTGETGAGKSILLGALSLLAGERADKTIIRQGALACEVEAALFFKNAKAINALLAELDLPECEEGMLILKRSVPREKAPKITVNGGLATLASLQRLGESWVDFHGPSEPRRLLKESCQRELLDLFGRAEKALAAYSEKYDAWHGRVAERAQIANETKLSPEQLKFLEAQLTRLDALELTDEAIETLERDFQRQSRAQELIELSATLANGLTGEDGATGKVAGLVREARHLETLDPASKALADRLASASLELADLGAEYEALSGEYQFDPEQAEQLQTRMNAWLEAKRKHGGDVSAVAAAREEMRRRLDSQSDIEGTLARLDKEVAETERAAKKEAQALRAIREKAAKELAKVAAKSIVQLGFKKADFQVRIVPLDQLGPAGDCGCEFLFSPNVGEAPLPLSRIASSGELARVMLALKSVLADLDGVPVLVFDEVDANVGGEIGKVVGEKMAEIARGHQVLCVTHLPQVAAQADSHLVVTKDQSKDRAVVTIAPIHESRKSRVSELARMLGDRTAKSALAHAEELLGK
- a CDS encoding cytochrome c biogenesis protein, which produces MKKLIPILVLVLGALYLASGFRSPKNPTDFDVTGFGKLPVLLNGRIKPVDTVARTTLLTLQGRQRVNNPERSEPYVSSPTAWLLDVVYRPELADTYTTFKIDNLELLSLIGKTSDVTRINYDSGAKKFMVILGFLPSHHSRFSYADLSPHFDEIERQSQLAASTESPQRTPFQRAVLTLRSNLGIYQQLKYSFVAAETPDFFAEVTAFQENITKSIEAAANREAGKPFDADSLKKAMESISRYEALSDFTYVRPIPSHDPAKPSEWLSIGRALLQSYSRGDVPYEVLTYAALGKSWRENQPERFNEGVRLYRATLEKTSSNFLAKTDTEARFNHAEPFYKSMNLYMLAFFVAIASWLRWPDTLGRVAFWLITLAFISTTIGFLARMWIGGYAPVTNLYSSALFVGWVAGGLCLALEAIYKNAIGSVAAGMIGFGTLLIAHHLSLTGDTLEMMRAVLDSNFWLATHVITVTAGYGATFLAGFLAIIYIFRGLFTRSLDKTTADTLTRMVYGIVCFAMFFSFVGTILGGIWADQSWGRFWGWDPKENGALIIVIWNAIILHARWGGLVKQRGIMALAVFGNIVTGWSWFGTNLLEVGLHSYGFTDNGAKTLAIFVIAQLAIIALALIPLERWRSFATKSA